The stretch of DNA CAGGAATTGCTCACACCATGTTCATCAATAGTATGAATGGCATCAAGGCACAAACAGCAAGCCTAATTACCAATTTGGAACCTGTTTATGGAATTCTATTAGCTTGGTTATTCCTTGGAGAAACGCCTCATGCCAATGTACTATTGGGTGGAGGGCTAATTCTAGCTGTTGCATTTTTTGCAATGAAAAAAAAATAATTATATTTACTACTCTACACGATGGTTTTTAAAATTTAACAGAATGGGCTTTTCTAGCCATCTATTAGACGCTAGATTGTTTCACTCTTAGAGCAAAATGATCTAAAAATAGATAAAAGCTGCCCCAATTTTAATTTTCACAAAAATCATTGGGTAGAGAATATATGTACTACACCGTAACAAAACTTAGATGCGCTCTAATCATTTTATAGCTATAACAATTCAATATGTCCAAATCTGTATGGTGGATTGGCTTATCCAATGAATGGAATGTCATCCAAAAAACCAGTTGGAATGCTCCTCGCCCAACACTTAATCCAAATGTACACATGTGGATCAAAAAGATGGAAACAGAAAATTTCATTAGAAGTTCTAACCTAAAAAAAATAATGCTGTACGACTATTCTGTTTGGGATACAAGATTTAGACGACGAGCTTTTTTCCCCATCAACAAATGGTCATTAGTTGGTCTGAGTACGCCTTTAGAACTCAATATCAGCTCAAAAGTTTATTTACATCTGCAAGATCCAGAAAAGGAAGTAAAAAAAATTCTCATTGATTCAGACAATAATTGGAACCTAACCAAAGCTTTTACTCATATAGATTATAACATCTCTGTTTTTGACAATTGGGCAAGTTACGAGCAGCAGACTACCTAAGTTAAAAACTAAACTTAATCCTTAAAAAGACAACTTGAACAGGGCTGACATAATAATTTCCAGACTGATTGAATGAAATTTGCCCCACCAACGATAAGTCCCATTTTTCATTAATCGTATAAGCAAAATTAGGACTGAGAAACAAAGAGTGGCTTTCGCCTGGGCTATAAATTGCTGTGAGCCCTAGGTTAAAAATTTCTTTGATAGGCTGAGAAAAGGTCAAGAAAACAGCATACCGATAAGGATATAGATTTTTAGCAGAAGGTCTATAAGCAAACAGTTCATTGCTATTAGCGGTGGTGGAACCATTCATATTATACATAAGCCCCGCAACTAGATAGGTCTTTGTTTTAAAAATATAATCGACGCTCAAAGTTCCTGTAAAACTATGTCGATTGCTGGTTGTATCTCCAAAATTGTAAAAATAAGCCAACTCTCCCTTAAAACCAGCTCCTTTGATATTTCCTGCCCAACCACCACCAACAACAACATCCTGTCCAACAATTCCTGCCAACACCTGAAAATCATACTCCCACTTATTGGTTTTCCAAAGAAAGGCAGCGGTTGCATTTTCCCAGCGTGTAAACGCTTTAGCAGCAAATTCGATGCTTGAAGCCACTCCTGTAAAATACTGTATTCTCAAGGCATCACTCCCTGGTCGTTCTTCATAATCAAAATCCGTAAAAGAATAAGCATTAAAAATATCATTGGGATTCCAAATGGTATTAATTCCCCAATTAATTCGTTGCCTTCCTAAGCGAATGTCCCAATTTCCTTTAGAATATTGCAAATACAAGCGATCTAAAGTACTGTGAATTACAGCACCTCGTTCGTCCAACAAAGCCCAAGAAAGATAATCGTAATAACCATTTTTGGCACTATCAGCGGTTACAATTGCTTTGCCATAATTAGGCCTCAACTTGGTGTATTCGCCAAAAAAAAGCCTCGTTCTTAATTCTGCTTTTAGCGTAATGGCATCGCTGGCAAACCATTTAAAATTAAGTCGATTGTGCACCAAATTATCTTGCAACATTATCTTGGTCGGTTGATGTACAAAATAGACAGAAGTTAGATATTTGACATAACCATTTAGTTCCCAATTTTTGGGTGCATTAGGGTCTTTCTTTTTTTTCTTTTTTTCTTTAATTGGTAATTTAACAGTAGCTGCTGTCGTATCTTGGCTCATTGCACCAATAGGCAATAACACCAACAATACACCAATAATAAATGAGTAAATCATGCTTGTAAATTAGGGAGTTTTTAGGCGAACTTTTGGTCTGAAATAATGGCTCCATCCTCCAAGGTAACGACTCGCCTAGCACGGTCAATTACACGTTGATCATGCGTAGAAAATAAAAAAGTAATATTTTCTTCTTTGTTTAACCTAGCCATAATATCCAACAAATCTGTTGTCGATTTAGAATCCAAATTTGCCGTAGGTTCATCGGCCAAGACAAACATAGGTTTGGAAGCTAATGCACGAGCAACCGCCACCCGTTGCTGTTGTCCTCCTGATAATTGCGAAGGGCGTCTATCGATCTGTTCTTCTAGACCAACAGCACTAAGCAATTCCTTCACCCTAACATCTCGTTCTGCTTGAGATCGCCCTTGTAATAACATCACAAATTCTACATTTTCCTTAGCCGTCAAAACAGGAATTAAATTATAAGCCTGAAAAACAAAGCCAATATTTTGTTTGCGAAATTCAATCATCGCAGAGTCGGATAGGCTAGCAATATCTTGATCATTAATGATTACACTTCCACTGGTTGCAGTATCCAGCCCACCAATGGTATTCAACAAGGTAGTTTTACCAGACCCTGAAGGACCAACCAACGCTGTAAATTCGCCCTGTCCAATCTCTAAATCTACCCCTCTCAATGCATGAACAGGAATCGTATCAGGATTATAAACCTTAGTCAGCCCTTTTACTGTTATTACATTTTTCATTTTAAATGGTATTTTTTAATTAAATTTTACGCATTGCTTCCACTGGATTTAGGCGGGTTGCCTTCAGCGCAGGGTATAGCGCAGCAAGAATGGCTGTAATCGCAACAGAAACAGTCACGGTTACAAATGAAGCTAGATCCAAAGTAGTATAAACTCGATCACTCAATCCAAATTTATCCATTCCCTCCGAATAAGCACTTAGATCAATCCCTACAGCACCATAATACGTTACGGTCAAATAGCCTAACAACAAACCAATAGGTGCTGCAATCAATCCCAAACAAAGTGTTTCTATAATAATCATCATAAATAGTTGCCAACGCTTCATTCCTACCGCCATCAACACGCCTAACTCCTTGCTGCGCTCTAACACAGCCATTAGCATAGTATTGATAATACCAAAAATAAGTGCTAACATCACAATCACGGTTAT from Aureispira anguillae encodes:
- a CDS encoding ABC transporter ATP-binding protein, coding for MKNVITVKGLTKVYNPDTIPVHALRGVDLEIGQGEFTALVGPSGSGKTTLLNTIGGLDTATSGSVIINDQDIASLSDSAMIEFRKQNIGFVFQAYNLIPVLTAKENVEFVMLLQGRSQAERDVRVKELLSAVGLEEQIDRRPSQLSGGQQQRVAVARALASKPMFVLADEPTANLDSKSTTDLLDIMARLNKEENITFLFSTHDQRVIDRARRVVTLEDGAIISDQKFA